The Primulina eburnea isolate SZY01 chromosome 13, ASM2296580v1, whole genome shotgun sequence genome includes a region encoding these proteins:
- the LOC140808595 gene encoding F-box/LRR-repeat protein At3g59190-like isoform X3: protein MGTQFLIDSNQSKKRRITYDENNGEDIISYLPECITSRILSRLPTKDALRTCVLSKDWEHKWTGIYNIDIDDDMRFVLKKTRKTSFINFVDRIFFLSRNSTLKRFSLRCHLEYKAHRMISWISAALMRNVADLEIVYHDDDVVLPARLFSCTSLTTMKLKWPCFFRVSYQNLFSSLKSLYLDRTKFLGECVPGTRKLVFDFPVLETLELQNCEWLKVNLVEINAPALSMFKVICYSYLLEVDKCQIKFSKAKLVKCEFVGRFVEDFDFSATSVFSATIDFRSYYNDDIHLIRKIGLQAGLLFKGFCGLNHLKISGKVVEWCWDDYDYDEVESLPSCIVSHLKEVRFRSFSESLPDYRMAQFLWTNALRLKKIVGLRRESSEERQRKKIFGQVREESEEKEIENFWAKLKTVFKHKEHGIFVKRKKR from the exons ATGGGTACACAATTTCTGATTGACAGCAATCAAAGTAAGAAACGAAGAATCACTTATGATGAAAACAATGGCGAGGATATCATCAGTTATTTGCCTGAATGTATTACTAGTCGAATTCTGTCCCGCCTGCCCACCAAAGATGCTCTACGAACTTGTGTTTTGTCCAAGGATTGGGAACACAAGTGGACTGGAATTTACAATATAGACATCGATGATGATATGCGGTTCGTGCTTAAGAAAACTAGGAAGACGAGCTTTATTAATTTTGTGGACAGGATCTTCTTTCTTTCTCGGAATTCAACCTTAAAAAGATTTAGTCTTCGGTGTCATCTTGAGTACAAAGCACATCGAATGATATCATGGATATCTGCTGCATTAATGAGAAACGTTGCGGATTTGGAAATAGTTTATCATGATGACGATGTTGTTTTACCCGCTCGCCTTTTTAGTTGCACGTCATTGACTACAATGAAACTAAAATGGCCTTGTTTTTTCAGAGTTTCATACCAGAATTTGTTTTCCAGTCTTAAAAGTTTGTATCTTGACAGAACTAAATTTCTAGGTGAGTGTGTTCCCGGTACCAGAAAATTGGTGTTTGATTTTCCAGTGCTGGAAACGCTTGAACTACAAAACTGCGAATGGTTAAAAGTGAATCTTGTGGAAATCAATGCCCCAGCCTTGAGTATGTTCAAGGTGATATGTTACTCATATCTTCTTGAAGTAGATAAATGCCAGATCAAGTTTTCTAAAGCCAAGCTTGTGAAGTGTGAATTTGTTGGTCGATTTGTTGAGGATTTTGATTTTAGTGCGACATCAGTTTTTTCTGCAACCATTGATTTTCGAAGTTATTACAATGATGATATTCACTTAATTAGAAAGATAGGATTACAGGCTGGGCTCTTATTTAAAGGATTCTGTGGTctaaatcatttgaaaatatcCGGGAAGGTTGTTGAG TGGTGCTGggatgattatgattatgatgaGGTGGAATCTTTGCCATCCTGTATTGTATCTCATCTTAAAGAAGTCCGGTTTAGGTCATTCAGTGAGAGCTTACCAGATTATCGTATGGCACAGTTTCTCTGGACAAATGCTTTACGGCTGAAGAAAATAGTGGGGTTGCGCAGGGAGAGTTCTGAAGAAAGGCAAAGGAAGAAAATATTTGGGCAGGTCAGGGAGGAATCTGAAGAAAAGGAAATTGAGAATTTTTGGGCAAAattgaagactgtgtttaaacATAAAGAACATGGCATATTTGTCAAAAGGAAAAAAAGATAA
- the LOC140808595 gene encoding F-box/LRR-repeat protein At4g14103-like isoform X7 gives MGTQFLIDSNQSKKRRITYDENNGEDIISYLPECITSRILSRLPTKDALRTCVLSKDWEHKWTGIYNIDIDDDMRFVLKKTRKTSFINFVDRIFFLSRNSTLKRFSLRCHLEYKAHRMISWISAALMRNVADLEIVYHDDDVVLPARLFSCTSLTTMKLKWPCFFRVSYQNLFSSLKSLYLDRTKFLGECVPGTRKLVFDFPVLETLELQNCEWLKVNLVEINAPALSMFKVICYSYLLEVDKCQIKFSKAKLVKCEFVGRFVEDFDFSATSVFSATIDFRSYYNDDIHLIRKIGLQAGLLFKGFCGLNHLKISGKVVENKGKLIYVLPD, from the exons ATGGGTACACAATTTCTGATTGACAGCAATCAAAGTAAGAAACGAAGAATCACTTATGATGAAAACAATGGCGAGGATATCATCAGTTATTTGCCTGAATGTATTACTAGTCGAATTCTGTCCCGCCTGCCCACCAAAGATGCTCTACGAACTTGTGTTTTGTCCAAGGATTGGGAACACAAGTGGACTGGAATTTACAATATAGACATCGATGATGATATGCGGTTCGTGCTTAAGAAAACTAGGAAGACGAGCTTTATTAATTTTGTGGACAGGATCTTCTTTCTTTCTCGGAATTCAACCTTAAAAAGATTTAGTCTTCGGTGTCATCTTGAGTACAAAGCACATCGAATGATATCATGGATATCTGCTGCATTAATGAGAAACGTTGCGGATTTGGAAATAGTTTATCATGATGACGATGTTGTTTTACCCGCTCGCCTTTTTAGTTGCACGTCATTGACTACAATGAAACTAAAATGGCCTTGTTTTTTCAGAGTTTCATACCAGAATTTGTTTTCCAGTCTTAAAAGTTTGTATCTTGACAGAACTAAATTTCTAGGTGAGTGTGTTCCCGGTACCAGAAAATTGGTGTTTGATTTTCCAGTGCTGGAAACGCTTGAACTACAAAACTGCGAATGGTTAAAAGTGAATCTTGTGGAAATCAATGCCCCAGCCTTGAGTATGTTCAAGGTGATATGTTACTCATATCTTCTTGAAGTAGATAAATGCCAGATCAAGTTTTCTAAAGCCAAGCTTGTGAAGTGTGAATTTGTTGGTCGATTTGTTGAGGATTTTGATTTTAGTGCGACATCAGTTTTTTCTGCAACCATTGATTTTCGAAGTTATTACAATGATGATATTCACTTAATTAGAAAGATAGGATTACAGGCTGGGCTCTTATTTAAAGGATTCTGTGGTctaaatcatttgaaaatatcCGGGAAGGTTGTTGAG AATAAAGGAAAATTAATCTATGTGCTTCCTGATTAA
- the LOC140808595 gene encoding F-box/LRR-repeat protein At4g14103-like isoform X4, which yields MGTQFLIDSNQSKKRRITYDENNGEDIISYLPECITSRILSRLPTKDALRTCVLSKDWEHKWTGIYNIDIDDDMRFVLKKTRKTSFINFVDRIFFLSRNSTLKRFSLRCHLEYKAHRMISWISAALMRNVADLEIVYHDDDVVLPARLFSCTSLTTMKLKWPCFFRVSYQNLFSSLKSLYLDRTKFLGECVPGTRKLVFDFPVLETLELQNCEWLKVNLVEINAPALSMFKAGLLFKGFCGLNHLKISGKVVEAVVQSNQRPLLPKFNMLKRLEVFTKCNSGALLELLHPMPFLKSIVLEMWCWDDYDYDEVESLPSCIVSHLKEVRFRSFSESLPDYRMAQFLWTNALRLKKIVGLRRESSEERQRKKIFGQVREESEEKEIENFWAKLKTVFKHKEHGIFVKRKKR from the exons ATGGGTACACAATTTCTGATTGACAGCAATCAAAGTAAGAAACGAAGAATCACTTATGATGAAAACAATGGCGAGGATATCATCAGTTATTTGCCTGAATGTATTACTAGTCGAATTCTGTCCCGCCTGCCCACCAAAGATGCTCTACGAACTTGTGTTTTGTCCAAGGATTGGGAACACAAGTGGACTGGAATTTACAATATAGACATCGATGATGATATGCGGTTCGTGCTTAAGAAAACTAGGAAGACGAGCTTTATTAATTTTGTGGACAGGATCTTCTTTCTTTCTCGGAATTCAACCTTAAAAAGATTTAGTCTTCGGTGTCATCTTGAGTACAAAGCACATCGAATGATATCATGGATATCTGCTGCATTAATGAGAAACGTTGCGGATTTGGAAATAGTTTATCATGATGACGATGTTGTTTTACCCGCTCGCCTTTTTAGTTGCACGTCATTGACTACAATGAAACTAAAATGGCCTTGTTTTTTCAGAGTTTCATACCAGAATTTGTTTTCCAGTCTTAAAAGTTTGTATCTTGACAGAACTAAATTTCTAGGTGAGTGTGTTCCCGGTACCAGAAAATTGGTGTTTGATTTTCCAGTGCTGGAAACGCTTGAACTACAAAACTGCGAATGGTTAAAAGTGAATCTTGTGGAAATCAATGCCCCAGCCTTGAGTATGTTCAAG GCTGGGCTCTTATTTAAAGGATTCTGTGGTctaaatcatttgaaaatatcCGGGAAGGTTGTTGAG GCTGTCGTCCAATCTAATCAAAGGCCTCTACTTCCTAAATTTAATATGCTGAAACGACTAGAAGTTTTTACAAAATGCAACAGTGGAGCACTTCTAGAGTTGCTTCATCCTATGCCATTTCTTAAATCGATCGTCTTAGAGATG TGGTGCTGggatgattatgattatgatgaGGTGGAATCTTTGCCATCCTGTATTGTATCTCATCTTAAAGAAGTCCGGTTTAGGTCATTCAGTGAGAGCTTACCAGATTATCGTATGGCACAGTTTCTCTGGACAAATGCTTTACGGCTGAAGAAAATAGTGGGGTTGCGCAGGGAGAGTTCTGAAGAAAGGCAAAGGAAGAAAATATTTGGGCAGGTCAGGGAGGAATCTGAAGAAAAGGAAATTGAGAATTTTTGGGCAAAattgaagactgtgtttaaacATAAAGAACATGGCATATTTGTCAAAAGGAAAAAAAGATAA
- the LOC140808595 gene encoding F-box/LRR-repeat protein At4g14103-like isoform X5, producing the protein MGTQFLIDSNQSKKRRITYDENNGEDIISYLPECITSRILSRLPTKDALRTCVLSKDWEHKWTGIYNIDIDDDMRFVLKKTRKTSFINFVDRIFFLSRNSTLKRFSLRCHLEYKAHRMISWISAALMRNVADLEIVYHDDDVVLPARLFSCTSLTTMKLKWPCFFRVSYQNLFSSLKSLYLDRTKFLGECVPGTRKLVFDFPVLETLELQNCEWLKVNLVEINAPALSMFKAVVQSNQRPLLPKFNMLKRLEVFTKCNSGALLELLHPMPFLKSIVLEMWCWDDYDYDEVESLPSCIVSHLKEVRFRSFSESLPDYRMAQFLWTNALRLKKIVGLRRESSEERQRKKIFGQVREESEEKEIENFWAKLKTVFKHKEHGIFVKRKKR; encoded by the exons ATGGGTACACAATTTCTGATTGACAGCAATCAAAGTAAGAAACGAAGAATCACTTATGATGAAAACAATGGCGAGGATATCATCAGTTATTTGCCTGAATGTATTACTAGTCGAATTCTGTCCCGCCTGCCCACCAAAGATGCTCTACGAACTTGTGTTTTGTCCAAGGATTGGGAACACAAGTGGACTGGAATTTACAATATAGACATCGATGATGATATGCGGTTCGTGCTTAAGAAAACTAGGAAGACGAGCTTTATTAATTTTGTGGACAGGATCTTCTTTCTTTCTCGGAATTCAACCTTAAAAAGATTTAGTCTTCGGTGTCATCTTGAGTACAAAGCACATCGAATGATATCATGGATATCTGCTGCATTAATGAGAAACGTTGCGGATTTGGAAATAGTTTATCATGATGACGATGTTGTTTTACCCGCTCGCCTTTTTAGTTGCACGTCATTGACTACAATGAAACTAAAATGGCCTTGTTTTTTCAGAGTTTCATACCAGAATTTGTTTTCCAGTCTTAAAAGTTTGTATCTTGACAGAACTAAATTTCTAGGTGAGTGTGTTCCCGGTACCAGAAAATTGGTGTTTGATTTTCCAGTGCTGGAAACGCTTGAACTACAAAACTGCGAATGGTTAAAAGTGAATCTTGTGGAAATCAATGCCCCAGCCTTGAGTATGTTCAAG GCTGTCGTCCAATCTAATCAAAGGCCTCTACTTCCTAAATTTAATATGCTGAAACGACTAGAAGTTTTTACAAAATGCAACAGTGGAGCACTTCTAGAGTTGCTTCATCCTATGCCATTTCTTAAATCGATCGTCTTAGAGATG TGGTGCTGggatgattatgattatgatgaGGTGGAATCTTTGCCATCCTGTATTGTATCTCATCTTAAAGAAGTCCGGTTTAGGTCATTCAGTGAGAGCTTACCAGATTATCGTATGGCACAGTTTCTCTGGACAAATGCTTTACGGCTGAAGAAAATAGTGGGGTTGCGCAGGGAGAGTTCTGAAGAAAGGCAAAGGAAGAAAATATTTGGGCAGGTCAGGGAGGAATCTGAAGAAAAGGAAATTGAGAATTTTTGGGCAAAattgaagactgtgtttaaacATAAAGAACATGGCATATTTGTCAAAAGGAAAAAAAGATAA
- the LOC140808595 gene encoding F-box/LRR-repeat protein At4g14103-like isoform X6: MGTQFLIDSNQSKKRRITYDENNGEDIISYLPECITSRILSRLPTKDALRTCVLSKDWEHKWTGIYNIDIDDDMRFVLKKTRKTSFINFVDRIFFLSRNSTLKRFSLRCHLEYKAHRMISWISAALMRNVADLEIVYHDDDVVLPARLFSCTSLTTMKLKWPCFFRVSYQNLFSSLKSLYLDRTKFLGECVPGTRKLVFDFPVLETLELQNCEWLKVNLVEINAPALSMFKWCWDDYDYDEVESLPSCIVSHLKEVRFRSFSESLPDYRMAQFLWTNALRLKKIVGLRRESSEERQRKKIFGQVREESEEKEIENFWAKLKTVFKHKEHGIFVKRKKR, encoded by the exons ATGGGTACACAATTTCTGATTGACAGCAATCAAAGTAAGAAACGAAGAATCACTTATGATGAAAACAATGGCGAGGATATCATCAGTTATTTGCCTGAATGTATTACTAGTCGAATTCTGTCCCGCCTGCCCACCAAAGATGCTCTACGAACTTGTGTTTTGTCCAAGGATTGGGAACACAAGTGGACTGGAATTTACAATATAGACATCGATGATGATATGCGGTTCGTGCTTAAGAAAACTAGGAAGACGAGCTTTATTAATTTTGTGGACAGGATCTTCTTTCTTTCTCGGAATTCAACCTTAAAAAGATTTAGTCTTCGGTGTCATCTTGAGTACAAAGCACATCGAATGATATCATGGATATCTGCTGCATTAATGAGAAACGTTGCGGATTTGGAAATAGTTTATCATGATGACGATGTTGTTTTACCCGCTCGCCTTTTTAGTTGCACGTCATTGACTACAATGAAACTAAAATGGCCTTGTTTTTTCAGAGTTTCATACCAGAATTTGTTTTCCAGTCTTAAAAGTTTGTATCTTGACAGAACTAAATTTCTAGGTGAGTGTGTTCCCGGTACCAGAAAATTGGTGTTTGATTTTCCAGTGCTGGAAACGCTTGAACTACAAAACTGCGAATGGTTAAAAGTGAATCTTGTGGAAATCAATGCCCCAGCCTTGAGTATGTTCAAG TGGTGCTGggatgattatgattatgatgaGGTGGAATCTTTGCCATCCTGTATTGTATCTCATCTTAAAGAAGTCCGGTTTAGGTCATTCAGTGAGAGCTTACCAGATTATCGTATGGCACAGTTTCTCTGGACAAATGCTTTACGGCTGAAGAAAATAGTGGGGTTGCGCAGGGAGAGTTCTGAAGAAAGGCAAAGGAAGAAAATATTTGGGCAGGTCAGGGAGGAATCTGAAGAAAAGGAAATTGAGAATTTTTGGGCAAAattgaagactgtgtttaaacATAAAGAACATGGCATATTTGTCAAAAGGAAAAAAAGATAA
- the LOC140808595 gene encoding F-box/LRR-repeat protein At3g59190-like isoform X1 produces MGTQFLIDSNQSKKRRITYDENNGEDIISYLPECITSRILSRLPTKDALRTCVLSKDWEHKWTGIYNIDIDDDMRFVLKKTRKTSFINFVDRIFFLSRNSTLKRFSLRCHLEYKAHRMISWISAALMRNVADLEIVYHDDDVVLPARLFSCTSLTTMKLKWPCFFRVSYQNLFSSLKSLYLDRTKFLGECVPGTRKLVFDFPVLETLELQNCEWLKVNLVEINAPALSMFKVICYSYLLEVDKCQIKFSKAKLVKCEFVGRFVEDFDFSATSVFSATIDFRSYYNDDIHLIRKIGLQAGLLFKGFCGLNHLKISGKVVEAVVQSNQRPLLPKFNMLKRLEVFTKCNSGALLELLHPMPFLKSIVLEMWCWDDYDYDEVESLPSCIVSHLKEVRFRSFSESLPDYRMAQFLWTNALRLKKIVGLRRESSEERQRKKIFGQVREESEEKEIENFWAKLKTVFKHKEHGIFVKRKKR; encoded by the exons ATGGGTACACAATTTCTGATTGACAGCAATCAAAGTAAGAAACGAAGAATCACTTATGATGAAAACAATGGCGAGGATATCATCAGTTATTTGCCTGAATGTATTACTAGTCGAATTCTGTCCCGCCTGCCCACCAAAGATGCTCTACGAACTTGTGTTTTGTCCAAGGATTGGGAACACAAGTGGACTGGAATTTACAATATAGACATCGATGATGATATGCGGTTCGTGCTTAAGAAAACTAGGAAGACGAGCTTTATTAATTTTGTGGACAGGATCTTCTTTCTTTCTCGGAATTCAACCTTAAAAAGATTTAGTCTTCGGTGTCATCTTGAGTACAAAGCACATCGAATGATATCATGGATATCTGCTGCATTAATGAGAAACGTTGCGGATTTGGAAATAGTTTATCATGATGACGATGTTGTTTTACCCGCTCGCCTTTTTAGTTGCACGTCATTGACTACAATGAAACTAAAATGGCCTTGTTTTTTCAGAGTTTCATACCAGAATTTGTTTTCCAGTCTTAAAAGTTTGTATCTTGACAGAACTAAATTTCTAGGTGAGTGTGTTCCCGGTACCAGAAAATTGGTGTTTGATTTTCCAGTGCTGGAAACGCTTGAACTACAAAACTGCGAATGGTTAAAAGTGAATCTTGTGGAAATCAATGCCCCAGCCTTGAGTATGTTCAAGGTGATATGTTACTCATATCTTCTTGAAGTAGATAAATGCCAGATCAAGTTTTCTAAAGCCAAGCTTGTGAAGTGTGAATTTGTTGGTCGATTTGTTGAGGATTTTGATTTTAGTGCGACATCAGTTTTTTCTGCAACCATTGATTTTCGAAGTTATTACAATGATGATATTCACTTAATTAGAAAGATAGGATTACAGGCTGGGCTCTTATTTAAAGGATTCTGTGGTctaaatcatttgaaaatatcCGGGAAGGTTGTTGAG GCTGTCGTCCAATCTAATCAAAGGCCTCTACTTCCTAAATTTAATATGCTGAAACGACTAGAAGTTTTTACAAAATGCAACAGTGGAGCACTTCTAGAGTTGCTTCATCCTATGCCATTTCTTAAATCGATCGTCTTAGAGATG TGGTGCTGggatgattatgattatgatgaGGTGGAATCTTTGCCATCCTGTATTGTATCTCATCTTAAAGAAGTCCGGTTTAGGTCATTCAGTGAGAGCTTACCAGATTATCGTATGGCACAGTTTCTCTGGACAAATGCTTTACGGCTGAAGAAAATAGTGGGGTTGCGCAGGGAGAGTTCTGAAGAAAGGCAAAGGAAGAAAATATTTGGGCAGGTCAGGGAGGAATCTGAAGAAAAGGAAATTGAGAATTTTTGGGCAAAattgaagactgtgtttaaacATAAAGAACATGGCATATTTGTCAAAAGGAAAAAAAGATAA